Proteins encoded in a region of the Candidatus Obscuribacter sp. genome:
- a CDS encoding AsmA family protein, giving the protein MLETDIKPEIRKAEATVKPSWLIIRFVLGWLFSIVILIGLALMVNIDWAKPKIEEVLTEQLHRNVHLGHLRWYFGLNGLTLTTKAIQVDEKDGDPFLKANGANIGIAFAPLFAKRVVIKHLRFDHPEFWAIKLKPGGWNFEDLLTDTTEIHLMQVDSGLVHVMDATKEATVKKPFTVSDVNLKFNWPVPGKRLPFYLSMVLPGSNKQVSADYLRIKGFTEAKNKNLKDTVVDLGITAKDVHSGDMRTLLAIALDKVEQKKLFAGIPAKGAKVTPYNMTGLISFDSKLKGSIDKGFVADINTQIKDLVVTGKDLGKVTTKDIEGDGQLSLTQDQINWKNLDISVGGIVLKSQGDLKNWQSKAPAYNVEVKSQVPDISKLTKSVNIREVKPVKDGDLYKIIETATMHGKAQLFIDFSRLNQRSTLLTKLDAEGLPVSKVIEEVAPELKPLLAIVGITEESRMKGHVESHPGRRLTIKDGQISTTDSVVKLDGELDMLRDTADITFDTNNVSLAKVWAKALQDPSSRKFIVSKIDDKTNPNKMIVDGFISAHGKLFRNRKTTDVSVAASIKGGGLSLADKSLVTNNISGDFNLKNSVLTLSNMEGKVGNGGRFSLTGQVTNLHPGSIKPLVDMAYFGSNVEFSHLSRFMTLFSVSLPAITEGHLTGRVRELSIKLVGDPDNPRIFMSASPEDIAYKPPGLTRSLKAVSGNITFADDRISLQDVDIVTRGMKITTSVIIEDISRTAKVRTVHVKSDGVDIADVDYYLASPVLPGPLRNQYKDLLKRYAIQNLHGRIYGDMVVTPRSGKDIDIEGVIGCYSVGALVGQKGQLQLPLEKIAGIIAASGNELLIQDVSGHARSTEFSLNGYIREYKSNNPNWKTELKSTIAPNEFLDLVPRLTTLFANGKLSIDSKGPLQLRAQIQGDQNKNEIVFNAHADGNDHLKIVTPVATINQPNNEELNLDGSMTIVTKEGISLKNTNLLLGDASLSAQGAWKWGSGEDTINLTILSPNPVPAKTFIGLIDPNLATQNMTGTIDGFVALNGPLKHPKLTGKISLDRINNPDFELYDMSGSLSADNKDTDDPYSISLAKLQIDRLKVRKLSINDVGGKIQVQLPVSTGKADQVLAPQIVLSDVTARMAGGLVKVDGNFDLAKNSLAMNAYLSKIQMDELMDKLLSAPNEMTGVMDGEVHITTHGTNDKEIVTNLEGTADVSVVDGVVARFGQLQTKLTQANLLSSGILGFNLNNLLQSVAPFRSGEFNELTSRYQIYKGILTVKELKFSGDDLRMWGAGTASLPDGVLEIDIAGTLPRVSKSRLGGALGTLTRNITVSGLLSKVTFGALENLPSLPIIGDLASDKPRAFAFKVQAPAADSKLVTKSIEKTFHFLPNKQAASAHPVPGI; this is encoded by the coding sequence ATGTTGGAAACTGATATCAAGCCAGAAATTCGAAAAGCAGAAGCAACGGTCAAACCGTCGTGGCTGATTATTCGTTTTGTGCTGGGCTGGTTATTTAGTATCGTCATCCTTATTGGTTTGGCCTTGATGGTCAATATCGACTGGGCCAAACCCAAAATCGAAGAAGTGCTAACTGAACAACTGCACCGCAATGTTCACCTCGGTCATTTGCGCTGGTACTTTGGTTTAAATGGACTGACCCTGACCACAAAAGCAATTCAGGTCGACGAAAAAGACGGCGATCCATTTTTGAAGGCAAACGGCGCCAATATCGGCATCGCCTTTGCTCCGCTATTTGCCAAACGAGTGGTAATCAAACACCTGCGCTTTGACCATCCCGAATTCTGGGCCATCAAGCTCAAGCCGGGTGGTTGGAACTTTGAGGACTTGCTCACCGACACCACCGAAATCCATCTCATGCAAGTGGATAGCGGGCTTGTGCATGTCATGGATGCCACTAAAGAAGCCACCGTCAAAAAACCATTTACGGTATCAGACGTCAATCTCAAATTTAACTGGCCGGTACCAGGCAAGCGCTTACCTTTTTATCTCTCTATGGTTTTGCCTGGCTCCAACAAACAAGTATCGGCCGATTATCTGCGCATCAAAGGCTTTACCGAGGCCAAAAACAAAAATCTCAAAGACACCGTGGTCGATTTAGGCATCACCGCCAAAGATGTCCATAGCGGTGACATGCGCACACTTTTGGCTATCGCTCTAGATAAAGTAGAACAAAAGAAGTTATTTGCTGGCATACCAGCCAAAGGCGCTAAAGTCACGCCCTACAACATGACTGGACTGATCAGTTTTGATAGCAAGCTCAAAGGCAGTATCGACAAAGGATTTGTCGCCGATATCAATACCCAAATAAAAGATCTGGTAGTAACTGGCAAGGATCTCGGTAAAGTCACCACTAAAGACATTGAGGGTGATGGACAGCTCTCACTGACTCAAGACCAAATTAACTGGAAAAATCTGGACATCAGTGTCGGTGGCATTGTCCTCAAAAGTCAGGGTGACCTCAAAAATTGGCAGTCTAAGGCGCCAGCCTACAATGTCGAAGTCAAAAGCCAGGTCCCAGATATTTCTAAGTTGACCAAGTCAGTCAATATCAGAGAAGTCAAACCAGTCAAAGACGGAGACCTCTATAAAATTATCGAAACAGCCACAATGCATGGCAAAGCCCAGCTATTTATTGACTTTAGTAGACTCAATCAGCGCTCTACACTACTGACAAAACTGGACGCCGAGGGACTGCCTGTCTCTAAAGTAATCGAAGAAGTAGCACCTGAACTGAAGCCACTTCTAGCGATTGTAGGCATCACCGAAGAATCCAGGATGAAAGGTCATGTGGAGTCTCATCCAGGCAGACGTTTGACAATCAAGGACGGTCAAATATCGACCACTGATTCGGTCGTCAAACTCGACGGTGAGCTAGACATGCTCAGAGACACCGCTGACATCACATTTGATACCAACAATGTCTCACTGGCCAAAGTCTGGGCAAAAGCACTACAAGACCCCTCTAGCCGCAAATTTATTGTCAGCAAAATCGACGATAAGACCAACCCCAACAAGATGATCGTGGACGGGTTTATTAGCGCCCATGGCAAACTCTTTCGCAATCGCAAAACCACTGATGTGTCAGTGGCAGCCTCTATTAAGGGTGGTGGACTGTCATTAGCCGACAAGTCGCTTGTGACAAACAATATCTCGGGCGACTTCAATCTCAAAAACAGTGTTCTCACCCTCTCCAATATGGAAGGCAAAGTTGGCAATGGCGGCAGATTTAGCCTGACTGGTCAGGTCACCAATTTGCATCCTGGCTCAATCAAACCACTGGTCGATATGGCTTACTTTGGTAGCAATGTTGAGTTTAGCCATTTGAGCCGCTTTATGACGTTATTCTCTGTTAGTTTGCCAGCCATCACCGAAGGTCACCTGACAGGACGCGTGCGGGAGCTGAGCATCAAGCTAGTGGGTGACCCTGATAATCCGCGCATATTTATGAGTGCCAGCCCCGAGGATATCGCCTATAAACCGCCAGGTCTGACGCGCTCACTCAAAGCAGTATCTGGCAACATTACATTTGCCGACGACCGGATTTCGTTGCAAGACGTAGATATCGTCACCCGCGGCATGAAAATCACCACCTCGGTCATTATCGAAGACATATCGCGCACAGCCAAAGTACGCACTGTCCATGTCAAATCTGATGGTGTCGATATTGCCGACGTTGACTATTATCTAGCTTCGCCAGTATTGCCCGGTCCATTGCGCAATCAATACAAAGACCTGCTCAAACGCTACGCCATCCAAAATCTGCATGGTCGCATCTACGGCGACATGGTAGTGACACCTCGCTCGGGCAAAGACATAGATATAGAGGGAGTAATTGGTTGTTATTCGGTGGGCGCCCTTGTTGGTCAAAAAGGACAACTACAGCTACCACTCGAAAAAATCGCTGGCATCATTGCCGCCTCTGGCAACGAGCTATTAATTCAGGACGTCAGTGGACATGCCCGTTCGACTGAGTTTTCGCTTAATGGCTATATTCGCGAATACAAATCCAATAACCCCAATTGGAAAACCGAACTTAAGAGCACCATTGCTCCCAATGAGTTTTTGGACCTTGTTCCGCGTCTGACCACATTGTTTGCCAATGGCAAATTGTCCATCGACTCTAAAGGTCCACTGCAACTGAGAGCGCAAATACAAGGCGATCAAAACAAAAACGAAATCGTCTTTAATGCCCACGCTGATGGCAACGACCACCTCAAAATCGTCACACCAGTGGCCACAATCAATCAGCCCAATAACGAAGAACTCAATCTCGATGGCTCGATGACCATAGTGACCAAAGAAGGAATAAGCCTCAAGAACACCAATCTGCTCCTGGGAGACGCCTCCCTATCGGCACAGGGCGCCTGGAAATGGGGTAGTGGTGAAGACACTATCAACCTCACCATACTCTCACCAAACCCTGTACCAGCAAAAACCTTTATCGGACTTATAGATCCTAATCTAGCCACCCAAAATATGACCGGTACTATCGATGGCTTTGTGGCTCTCAATGGACCGCTCAAGCATCCTAAATTGACTGGCAAGATTTCACTCGATCGCATCAATAATCCAGACTTTGAGCTTTATGACATGAGCGGCTCGCTCTCAGCAGACAACAAAGATACCGACGACCCCTACTCTATCTCTCTTGCAAAATTGCAGATAGATAGGCTCAAAGTGCGCAAGCTCAGCATCAACGACGTTGGCGGCAAAATCCAGGTGCAGCTGCCGGTCTCCACAGGCAAAGCAGACCAGGTGCTCGCTCCCCAAATTGTGCTCAGTGATGTGACAGCCCGCATGGCCGGTGGATTGGTCAAAGTTGACGGTAACTTTGATCTGGCCAAAAATTCACTAGCAATGAATGCTTATCTATCCAAAATCCAGATGGATGAGCTGATGGACAAATTACTCAGCGCACCTAACGAAATGACTGGTGTAATGGACGGTGAAGTACACATCACCACCCACGGTACTAACGATAAAGAGATAGTGACCAATCTGGAAGGCACAGCAGACGTCTCAGTGGTGGATGGTGTAGTGGCAAGGTTTGGTCAATTGCAAACAAAACTAACTCAAGCCAATCTACTCAGCTCAGGTATTCTCGGCTTTAACCTTAATAACCTGCTGCAGTCAGTGGCGCCATTTAGATCGGGCGAATTTAACGAACTGACCAGCCGCTACCAAATCTACAAAGGCATACTGACAGTAAAAGAACTCAAATTTAGCGGCGACGACCTGCGTATGTGGGGGGCAGGCACCGCCAGTCTACCTGATGGTGTACTGGAAATCGACATCGCGGGCACCCTGCCCCGTGTATCGAAGTCCAGACTGGGTGGTGCACTGGGCACATTAACGCGCAATATCACAGTATCTGGACTACTGAGCAAAGTTACTTTTGGTGCCCTCGAAAACCTGCCATCCCTGCCCATTATTGGCGACCTGGCCTCAGACAAACCACGGGCATTTGCCTTTAAGGTGCAAGCTCCAGCTGCCGACAGCAAACTGGTCACCAAATCAATCGAAAAAACCTTCCACTTCCTACCCAACAAACAGGCCGCCAGCGCCCACCCTGTCCCGGGCATCTAA
- a CDS encoding tyrosine recombinase — MHQKVNSPLYGLTQVSSKAVTSGNTPVLASLVSPYMVHIRSERGLSDNTVQAYRRDISHFVDWYLTQPDAVRLPVRADISRYLTVLKRQGQMHSSLARRLASLRGWFNWLKSSGKLERDPVEAMESPHRIKKLPQVLTTQEVTALLEACQTYKEKALIELLYGAGLRVSELVGLDTTDINFNQDYVKCLGKGSKERIVPIGGSAKVALQNYLAERKAAQIVEVSPVKKRGRPKVTRPLTAKQQAKLSARREALFTDNKNERLSRLVVWQTIKRLASKAKITKVISPHTLRHSFATHLLENGADLRAVQELLGHANLVTTQLYTHVSRAHLKNAYTQAQGGFGVTQSVYAALESGTSLPL, encoded by the coding sequence ATGCATCAGAAAGTGAATAGTCCTCTTTACGGGCTGACCCAGGTCAGCTCTAAAGCCGTCACCAGCGGAAATACGCCAGTACTGGCCAGCCTTGTGTCCCCTTATATGGTGCATATCAGATCCGAGCGCGGACTCTCTGACAATACGGTGCAGGCCTATAGACGTGACATCAGCCACTTTGTCGACTGGTATTTGACGCAACCAGATGCGGTGCGCTTGCCAGTGCGAGCAGATATTTCGCGCTATCTCACCGTCCTCAAAAGACAGGGTCAAATGCACTCCAGCCTGGCGCGCCGATTGGCAAGCCTGCGCGGTTGGTTTAACTGGCTTAAAAGCTCAGGCAAGTTGGAGCGCGATCCTGTAGAAGCGATGGAGAGTCCTCATCGCATCAAAAAACTGCCGCAGGTTTTAACTACCCAGGAAGTAACCGCCTTACTGGAAGCCTGCCAGACCTACAAAGAAAAAGCTTTGATAGAGTTGCTTTATGGAGCAGGTCTTAGGGTCTCCGAGCTAGTTGGACTGGATACAACAGATATCAACTTTAATCAGGACTATGTCAAATGTCTGGGCAAAGGCTCAAAAGAGCGCATCGTGCCTATTGGAGGCTCGGCAAAAGTAGCCCTGCAAAATTATCTTGCTGAGCGCAAAGCGGCACAAATAGTAGAGGTTAGCCCGGTCAAAAAACGCGGACGCCCCAAAGTGACTCGCCCTCTCACAGCAAAACAACAAGCAAAATTGAGTGCCCGCAGAGAGGCTCTATTTACAGATAATAAAAACGAACGGCTTTCAAGACTGGTGGTGTGGCAAACAATAAAACGACTGGCCAGCAAAGCAAAAATCACTAAGGTGATTTCGCCACACACCTTAAGACACAGCTTTGCCACCCATCTACTCGAAAACGGTGCGGACTTGCGCGCTGTACAGGAGCTACTGGGTCACGCCAATCTAGTTACAACCCAGCTCTATACCCATGTCAGCAGAGCCCACCTTAAAAACGCCTACACCCAGGCGCAAGGCGGCTTTGGCGTGACCCAGTCAGTCTATGCCGCCCTTGAGAGTGGTACGTCTTTGCCTCTCTAA